From a region of the Nothobranchius furzeri strain GRZ-AD chromosome 12, NfurGRZ-RIMD1, whole genome shotgun sequence genome:
- the LOC129166832 gene encoding N-acetyllactosaminide beta-1,3-N-acetylglucosaminyltransferase 3-like, giving the protein MVVYLKEPKSAFPADYFNTNQELYANKLKDENATTQAQELLQPKCEQNMEAEKLWKFSSLPEQIRDFLYYRHCHRFPIILDLPHKCGRPNKPKDIFLLLVIKSPPNNFEHREVLRKTWAKERSHNGKRIQTIFISGTDGYGYDTERLNKLLALEHKQHGDILQWDFRESFFNLTLKQILFLEWMNRRCPHARFLLNGDDDVFAHTDNMVEYLQSLEDNNGTKHLFTGQVIENAGPIRWPQSKYFVPLQVYDGNSYPAYCGGAGYLMSGYTASVIYEKSKSVEILPIDDVYMGMCFDAAKLKPTTHMGVSTLGWYIPSRTVDKYHPCFLKEVLVIHKFSPASLYILWHEVHNPKIKCGVQWLKSLF; this is encoded by the coding sequence ATGGTTGTTTATTTAAAAGAACCTAAAAGTGCTTTTCCTGCTGATTATTTCAACACCAACCAGGAATTGTATGCAAATAAATTAAAGGACGAAAATGCCACCACCCAAGCACAAGAACTCCTCCAGCCAAAATGTGAGCAAAACATGGAAGCAGAGAAACTCTGGAAATTTAGCTCTCTTCCTGAACAGATTCGGGATTTTCTTTACTATCGTCACTGTCACCGATTTCCCATTATCCTGGACCTCCCTCACAAATGTGGACGACCAAATAAGCCCAAAGACATCTTTCTACTGCTAGTTATTAAAAGTCCCCCCAACAACTTTGAGCACAGAGAGGTGCTGCGCAAGACCTGGGCTAAGGAGAGGTCACATAATGGGAAGAGGATTCAAACGATCTTCATTTCAGGAACAGATGGTTATGGATATGACACAGAAAGGCTGAACAAACTCCTTGCACTGGAGCACAAACAACATGGAGACATTCTCCAGTGGGACTTCAGAGAATCATTTTTCAACCTGACTCTAAAGCAGATCCTTTTCCTGGAGTGGATGAACAGACGCTGTCCACATGCTCGTTTCCTGCTAAACGGTGATGATGATGTCTTCGCCCACACGGACAACATGGTGGAGTATCTTCAGAGCCTCGAGGACAACAATGGAACCAAGCATCTCTTTACTGGGCAAGTAATTGAAAACGCTGGCCCTATCAGATGGCCGCAAAGCAAGTACTTTGTTCCACTTCAGGTGTATGATGGAAATTCATATCCTGCTTACTGCGGTGGTGCGGGTTACCTCATGTCTGGCTACACTGCTTCAGTCATTTATGAGAAGTCAAAGTCCGTTGAAATACTTCCGATTGACGATGTCTACATGGGGATGTGTTTTGATGCAGCAAAACTTAAACCCACCACTCATATGGGTGTGAGTACACTTGGATGGTACATTCCCTCCAGAACGGTTGACAAATATCACCCTTGTTTCTTGAAAGAAGTACTTGTGATACACAAATTCTCTCCAGCTAGTTTATATATTTTGTGGCATGAAGTACACAACCCCAAAATCAAGTGTGGTGTTCAATGGTTAAAATCACTTTTTTAA